From one Deltaproteobacteria bacterium genomic stretch:
- a CDS encoding DUF72 domain-containing protein has product MATFWVGTSGYSYKEWLGPFYPAGLSEQQMLRYYAERFTSVEINYTFYRMPTVRVLQAWGKEVPEHFAFTLKAPRRITHDLRLRDAADAVSDFCDVAQALKHRLGAMLFQLPPFLKKDTSRLEDFLHQLPPGCRAAFEFRNQSWFADDVYECLRRFGVAICVAETEDRNTPLEVTADFGYFRLRKPEYSDDELAEWTRRMQAVEGQWKDAYVYFKHESAGKGPQLAARMRTLLDGAAEPLVSAKGG; this is encoded by the coding sequence ATGGCAACGTTTTGGGTCGGCACGTCCGGGTATAGCTACAAGGAGTGGCTGGGGCCGTTTTATCCGGCCGGGCTCTCGGAGCAGCAGATGCTGCGTTACTATGCCGAGCGGTTCACCTCGGTGGAGATCAACTACACCTTCTACCGGATGCCGACTGTGCGGGTGTTGCAGGCTTGGGGTAAGGAAGTGCCGGAGCATTTCGCCTTCACTTTGAAGGCGCCGCGGCGGATCACCCATGATCTACGGCTGCGTGACGCCGCCGACGCGGTGAGCGACTTCTGCGATGTCGCGCAGGCGCTCAAACACCGGCTGGGTGCCATGCTGTTCCAGTTACCGCCGTTCTTGAAGAAGGATACGTCGCGCTTGGAGGATTTTCTCCACCAACTGCCACCGGGCTGTCGCGCCGCCTTCGAGTTCCGCAATCAGAGTTGGTTTGCCGACGATGTGTACGAATGCCTGCGTCGTTTCGGCGTCGCGATCTGCGTCGCGGAGACCGAAGACCGCAACACGCCGCTCGAAGTCACCGCCGACTTCGGCTACTTCCGCCTGCGCAAACCCGAATACAGCGACGACGAACTCGCCGAGTGGACGCGCCGGATGCAGGCAGTCGAGGGGCAGTGGAAGGACGCGTACGTGTACTTCAAGCACGAGTCAGCCGGTAAAGGTCCGCAGCTCGCTGCTCGCATGCGCACGCTGCTCGACGGCGCCGCCGAGCCGTTGGTGTCGGCCAAGGGCGGCTGA
- a CDS encoding dienelactone hydrolase family protein produces MRIEPRKVDCGERGAVSVVIAYPDQFEAGHRTAVILAHGAGNDMTNPLLSAVHEGLAGRGFLSVKFNFLYTERGRRAPDPAPVLEDCYRRVLAAVRNDSTLAPAALIIGGKSMGGRMATHLAAQGEAVHGLLLLGYPLHPAGQPTKLRVAHLSAITAPMLFFAGTRDALCSLDLLKHTLRSLPRATLHVVDGGDHSFNLPKALKRSPAEVIDELVSASTRWLHEIVPPATTEVRHGR; encoded by the coding sequence ATGCGCATCGAACCACGCAAGGTTGATTGTGGCGAACGCGGCGCGGTGTCCGTCGTCATCGCGTACCCCGATCAGTTCGAGGCCGGTCACAGGACCGCGGTGATCCTCGCGCACGGCGCCGGCAACGACATGACCAATCCGTTGCTCAGCGCAGTGCACGAAGGGCTGGCCGGGCGCGGATTCCTCAGCGTCAAGTTCAACTTCCTGTACACCGAGCGCGGCCGGCGCGCGCCCGATCCGGCACCGGTGCTGGAAGACTGTTATCGGCGGGTGCTCGCCGCGGTTCGCAATGATTCCACGTTGGCGCCGGCTGCGCTCATCATCGGCGGCAAGTCGATGGGCGGGCGGATGGCGACGCACCTCGCAGCGCAAGGCGAAGCGGTGCACGGCCTGTTGTTGCTCGGCTATCCGCTCCATCCCGCCGGCCAGCCGACCAAGCTGCGCGTGGCGCATCTCAGCGCGATCACGGCGCCGATGTTGTTCTTCGCCGGTACGCGCGACGCGCTGTGCTCGCTCGATTTGCTCAAACATACCTTGCGGTCGTTGCCGCGCGCGACGTTGCACGTCGTTGACGGCGGCGACCACTCATTCAATCTTCCCAAGGCGCTCAAGCGGTCGCCCGCCGAGGTGATCGACGAGTTGGTGAGCGCCAGTACGCGCTGGCTGCACGAGATCGTGCCGCCCGCGACAACGGAGGTTCGTCATGGCCGATGA
- a CDS encoding DUF3467 domain-containing protein has translation MADEIKPVPEQQIQIQIDPANALGVYSNLMMVSHRKEEFILDFLFVQPQRAPQGALANLRSRVITTPEHAKRILRALEENIRRYEGAFGEIHEATDMPKVMH, from the coding sequence ATGGCCGATGAGATCAAGCCGGTTCCCGAGCAACAAATTCAAATTCAGATCGACCCCGCCAACGCGCTGGGCGTGTACTCCAACTTGATGATGGTGAGCCATCGCAAGGAAGAGTTCATTCTCGACTTCCTGTTCGTGCAGCCGCAGCGCGCGCCGCAGGGCGCCCTGGCCAATCTCCGCTCGCGCGTCATCACCACGCCCGAGCACGCCAAGCGCATCCTGCGCGCGCTGGAAGAGAACATCCGGCGCTACGAAGGTGCCTTCGGCGAGATTCACGAAGCCACCGACATGCCCAAGGTGATGCACTGA